A genomic segment from Gracilimonas sediminicola encodes:
- a CDS encoding phosphatidate cytidylyltransferase — protein MSELVKRILFAVPAAILFISLTWMGGWYFKGFIIFIGFFIQQEVMRLMSSAGNPTDQYFPYTIGLWIMLFPVLPYAFEIGLGILLLFIAIQTFDVSEESITKLSTSFFAGLYAPVGLLCLMLIRDLGTNETGFLLTLAAVLMVWGGDVFAYFGGRSFGKRKLAPSISPNKTWEGFISGYFGCFVGLAIALYAIPFETSVTMTLTLPLILLVGTFGPVGDLIESKIKRKAGVKDSSDLLPGHGGFFDRFDALLLVAPAVYIYLQLIQKFGYVSF, from the coding sequence TGGATGGGAGGCTGGTACTTCAAAGGCTTCATCATTTTTATAGGATTTTTTATTCAGCAGGAAGTGATGCGGTTGATGAGTAGTGCGGGCAATCCCACCGATCAATACTTTCCCTACACCATAGGTTTGTGGATTATGCTGTTCCCGGTACTTCCTTATGCTTTTGAAATTGGACTGGGCATTCTACTTCTCTTCATTGCCATTCAAACTTTTGATGTCTCCGAAGAGAGTATCACTAAATTGAGCACTTCCTTTTTTGCGGGATTGTATGCTCCCGTTGGCCTGCTTTGCCTGATGCTGATTCGGGATCTTGGCACTAACGAAACCGGATTTCTTCTAACCCTGGCAGCCGTACTTATGGTGTGGGGCGGGGATGTGTTTGCCTACTTCGGTGGACGTTCATTCGGGAAACGGAAACTGGCTCCTTCCATCAGTCCCAATAAAACCTGGGAAGGTTTTATATCAGGTTATTTTGGGTGCTTTGTGGGGCTGGCCATTGCCTTATATGCCATCCCATTTGAAACGAGTGTAACGATGACTCTGACTCTTCCGTTAATTTTGTTGGTGGGCACCTTTGGTCCCGTCGGGGATTTAATTGAAAGCAAAATCAAAAGAAAAGCCGGTGTAAAAGATTCTTCTGATTTACTTCCGGGGCACGGAGGTTTCTTCGATCGTTTTGATGCACTGCTACTGGTAGCACCCGCCGTTTATATTTATTTACAGCTCATTCAGAAATTTGGATATGTCTCATTTTAA
- a CDS encoding dipeptide epimerase, whose amino-acid sequence MSHFKVDWEVFPLKLKEVFTISRGSKSQVPNVFLSLTKDGFTGYGEAGPNTRYNETPEKVEEYFDSLPGDFFDEIEHAEEITEKLEGLNLSSIQSAKCAIEMAWLDWWAKSQDQPLWRLWRIDSPTGPVTSYTIGLDTPERMQKKIQEAGQYPVYKIKLGTDRDREIIQAIREVTDKPLRVDANEGWVTLDQAKREIEFLATQNVELIEQPMPADEFELMKKLKQWSPLPLAADESFRGNEDLREIEEAFHVINIKLMKIGSLVKARQVLKEARSLGMEVMIGCMIESSLANAAGTLLALEADYADLDGHLLIGNDPFSGLTVLESGEIELSEKPGFGVSK is encoded by the coding sequence ATGTCTCATTTTAAGGTCGATTGGGAAGTATTCCCGCTCAAGCTAAAAGAAGTTTTTACCATCTCAAGAGGATCAAAATCTCAGGTACCCAATGTATTTCTGTCTTTAACCAAAGATGGATTTACCGGTTATGGAGAGGCTGGTCCAAATACGCGATACAATGAGACTCCGGAAAAAGTAGAAGAGTACTTTGATTCGCTACCCGGTGACTTTTTTGATGAAATTGAACATGCTGAAGAAATAACTGAAAAGCTGGAAGGCCTGAATCTATCCTCCATTCAGTCAGCAAAATGCGCAATCGAAATGGCATGGCTGGATTGGTGGGCAAAATCTCAGGATCAACCGTTGTGGAGGTTGTGGAGGATAGATTCTCCGACAGGTCCCGTAACCTCTTATACCATCGGCTTGGATACGCCTGAAAGAATGCAGAAGAAAATTCAGGAAGCCGGTCAGTATCCGGTTTACAAGATCAAGCTGGGAACGGACAGGGACAGGGAGATTATTCAGGCTATCAGAGAAGTCACAGACAAACCCCTTCGGGTGGATGCCAATGAAGGCTGGGTTACCCTTGATCAAGCCAAAAGAGAGATCGAGTTTTTAGCCACCCAAAATGTAGAATTGATTGAACAACCCATGCCTGCTGATGAGTTTGAGCTCATGAAAAAATTGAAGCAATGGTCACCATTGCCACTGGCTGCTGATGAAAGCTTTCGGGGAAATGAAGACCTCCGGGAAATAGAAGAAGCTTTCCATGTGATTAACATCAAACTGATGAAAATAGGAAGCTTGGTTAAAGCGAGACAGGTTCTGAAAGAAGCCCGTTCTTTGGGCATGGAAGTCATGATAGGGTGCATGATCGAAAGCTCTTTGGCGAACGCTGCAGGAACACTATTGGCCCTTGAAGCAGACTACGCCGACCTGGACGGCCACCTTTTGATTGGGAATGATCCGTTTAGTGGTTTAACAGTGCTGGAATCAGGAGAAATTGAATTATCGGAGAAACCGGGTTTCGGGGTTAGTAAGTGA